One genomic segment of Zymoseptoria tritici IPO323 chromosome 5, whole genome shotgun sequence includes these proteins:
- the GTR gene encoding glucosaminyltransferase (beta 1,3-galactosyltransferase. UDP-galactose:N-acetylgalactosamine-alpha-R beta 1,3-galactosyltransferase. Predicted. small (490aa), theoretical pI: 6.08. Conserved protein (reliable hits with fungal hypothetical proteins). Belongs to small gene family.), whose product MTRRALWQICLSIAVICSATIALLFWTDVPLKTIGFPGKQHNDEKKNPTSKYYSFRTYSAFGTSINDTTSKSATREQLCEHFPKALLRDIQPVLKVGHGVVQTRARNSLNSCSACIDDLLIFSDFDEELEGRPIINVISDLPAEHQEQEQLIPWKAMNGLPVNGSMMDPEITGRQGWELDKFKFLLSISRAWRMRPEKRWYVFYEGDTFVVWDNVFRWLANFDPDTPQYFGSPSPGREDKGERVWFANGGPGYIISRAAMRRLVKNDFDKTTGEYLGSKFTENHWGDVLTDCCGDSVLGWALWQEQVRISGVWPSMNPHPLHGVPFSDQHWCQPVMSMHKVHEKDMVDLWRWEWAHRDFKRPFLYRDLALSYLNLTTMQRRNNWDNAAWDGFDAPADAPHVSADSCESACNSHGGCFQWTYHRRRCTFVRSFRLGDAKEPTTPEPETDGEWTAEDQQFIAGWDTKSIAKWADERPCKEIQWLRPSISRII is encoded by the exons ATGACGCGCAGAGCCCTTTGGCAGATATGTCTGAGCATTGCAGTCATCTGCAGTGCCACGATCGCCCTGCTGTTCTGGACGGACGTGCCGCTGAAGACCATCGGATTTCCTGGAAAACAACACAATGACGAAAAAAAGAATCCGACTTCAAAATACTATTCATTCAGAACATATTCAGCATTCGGTACATCGATCAACGACACCACCTCCAAATCTGCCACGCGAGAGCAGCTCTGCGAGCATTTCCCGAAGGCGTTGCTCCGCGACATCCAGCCAGTCTTAAAGGTTGGCCATGGAGTCGTCCAGACTCGCGCGCGGAATTCCCTCAATAGTTGCTCCGCCTGCATTGATGACCTGCTGATATTCTCCGACTTCGACGAAGAGCTGGAAGGACGGCCAATCATCAACGTCATTTCAGATCTTCCCGCCGAGCATCAGGAGCAAGAACAGCTCATTCCCTGGAAAGCTATGAATGGCCTTCCAGTGAACGGCTCTATGATGGACCCGGAGATAACCGGCAGACAAGGGTGGGAGCTGGACAAGTTCAAGTTCTTGCTAAGTATCAGCCGCGCATGGCGCATGCGGCCCGAGAAGAGGTGGTACGTCTTCTATGAAGGCGACACCTTCGTCGTCTGGGACAACGTATTTCGATGGCTGGCGAACTTCGACCCAGACACACCGCAATATTTTGGAAGCCCATCTCCAGGACGCGAGGACAAGGGTGAGCGGGTATGGTTTGCAAATGGTGGGCCAGGCTACATCATTAGCCGAGCAGCTATGAGGAGACTCGTGAAGAATGACTTCGACAAGACGACCGGCGAGTATTTGGGAAGCAAATTTACCGAGAATCATTGGGGAGATGTGCTTACAGACTGCTGCGGAGATTCTGTGCTTGGCTGGGCTCTTTGGCAAGAGCAAGTCAGGATTAGTGGCGTGTGGCCATCCATGAACCCACATCCGCTCCACGGCGTTCCTTTCTCAGATCAGCATTGGTGTCAGCCTGTGATGAGCATGCACAAAGTGCATGAGAAGGATATGGTGGATTTGTGGCGGTGGGAATGGGCACATCGCGATTTCAAG CGCCCTTTCCTATACCGTGATCTCGCATTATCCTATCTCAACCTCACCACCATGCAACGACGAAACAACTGGGACAACGCCGCCTGGGATGGCTTCGACGCACCCGCCGATGCACCACACGTCTCTGCCGACTCTTGCGAATCAGCATGTAACAGTCATGGAGGCTGCTTTCAGTGGACTTATCACCGTCGGCGTTGCACTTTTGTACGATCGTTCCGCCTCGGAGATGCAAAGGAGCCGACCACGCCAGAGCCGGAGACGGATGGTGAATGGACGGCCGAAGACCAGCAATTCATCGCCGGATGGGACACCAAGTCTATTGCGAAGTGGGCGGATGAGCGGCCGTGCAAGGAGATTCAGTGGCTGAGGCCTAGTATCTCGAGGATTATATGA
- a CDS encoding aminophospholipid-translocating P4-type ATPase, translating to MAITYDDDAPPSSTPAGAEQSQPLNRMRWATVRKPGRKGTIKRRSIFNRHAARLSLSRQSKDTATPEAEDIAEGKPPEGQTQRTIYVNQPLPESARDEHGAPLQTFKRNKIRTAKYTAISFLPKNLWFQLHNIANVYFIFIVVLGIFSIFGVVNPGLSAVPIIVILTITAIKDAVEDWRRTVLDNELNNAPVHRLVDWNNVNVSDEKIGWWRRFKKATTRGIISSWRFWKSRKNAMKGKTKGQAYKEPKLDAKTEEQDDRRMSTLTTRLDEEERAHEYRDGDVELTPVPSPGHRNKETYDKPVEGFFQDGDHGHQPDTLHVPKQDADGKLVQLPVPKRNYGSLINPNKEREETARFKKEFWKDVRVGDFVRLYNDEEIPADIIVLATSDSDGACYIETKNLDGETNLKVRTALYSGRQIKRARDCEQADFVIESEPPHANLYAYSGVVRWNQYDTKDSSAPPKEMAEPVGINNLLLRGCTVRNTEWVLGVVAFTGEDTKIMLNSGITPSKRPKIMRDLNWNVLYNFIILFVMCLVAGVVNGYYWGKGGESLDYFDFGSYGSTPGLNGFITFWAAIILFQNLVPISLYISLEIVRSTQAFFIYSDTYMYYEKLDYPCTPKSWNISDDLGQIEYIFSDKTGTLTQNVMEYKKCTINGHPYGEAYTEALAGMQKRMGINVEEEGAKAKMQIAQDRVVMLERIRKIHDNPYLRDDDLTFVSPQFVADLDGESGAEQKAATEQFMLALALCHSVITERTPGDPPRIEFKAQSPDEAALVATARDVGFTVIGRSNDGIIVNYLGEEREYTVLNTLEFNSTRKRMSSILRMPDGKIMLYCKGADSIIYSRLRKGEQAELRKTTAEHLEMFAREGLRTLCIAQRELGEEEYQRWNVDHELAAAAVQDREDKLEEVADRIERELTLIGGTAIEDRLQDGVPDAIALLAQAGIKLWVLTGDKVETAINIGFSCNLLDNDMDLIVLKVDDDDHRAAEIELDKHLEVFGKTGSDAELKAAKKNHEPPAPTHALVIDGDTLKVVLHDDLRQKFLLLCKECRSVLCCRVSPSQKAAVVNLVKRTLEVMTLSIGDGANDVAMIQEADVGVGIAGEEGRQAVMSSDYAIGQFRYLTRLLLVHGRWDYKRMGECVANFFYKNIIWVFALFWYQIFANFDGSYAFDYTYILLFNLAFTSLPVIFQGILDQDVDDKVSLAVPQLYRRGIEQKEWTQTKFWIYMIDGLYQSVICFFFTYLQFHLATFNTESGRNVNDYKRLGVYIVNPIVVVVNVYILMNTLRWDWFMCLITAISILLIWFWTGVYTSFTAGFTFYHAASEVYGALSFWAVCLLTIIVCLLPRFAAKAYQKMYHPYDIDIIREQVRQGKFDYLKDIDANTTSPAAFANASKFVNDTASSSDSSHPGMKERKNANDPSGRNTFDEDMRPIYPPSIAATAATRNPRSHNGSDGTDYTGHGRNSSLDRAFPPVYSQTEAEYEFRRPQRPSFDRLRSSMDRTRSSFEQSRDFTSAAYLARVESSHSGVSEGRSQERRSQDRRRNEGR from the exons CCATCTTTAACCGGCACGCCGCGCGATTGAGTCTCAGCAGGCAATCCAAAGACACCGCCACGCCCGAGGCGGAAGACATTGCAGAGGGAAAGCCACCAGAAGGCCAAACACAACGGACGATATATGTTAATCAGCCATTACCCGAGTCCGCACGAGATGAACACGGAGCACCTCTACAGACATTCAAGAGGAACAAGATCAGAACCGCCAAGTATACAGCCATCAGTTTCCTCCCCAAGAACTTGTGGTTCCAGCTCCACAACATTGCCAATGTCTACTTtatcttcatcgtcgtcctcggt ATCTTTTCCATTTTCGGAGTTGTAAATCCTGGCCTGTCCGCCGTACCCATTATTGTCATTCTCACCATCACTGCGATTAAAGACGCGGTAGAAGATTGGCGGCGAACTGTTCTCGATAACGAGCTGAATAATGCGCCCGTCCATCGATTGGTAGACTGGAACAATGTCAACGTCTCGGATGAGAAGATTGGCTGGTGGCGAAGGTTCAAGAAGGCCACCACCAGAGGTATCATCTCATCGTGGAGGTTTTGGAAAAGTCGCAAGAATGCGATGAAGGGAAAGACGAAGGGCCAGGCATACAAGGAGCCCAAACTGGATGCAAAGACGGAGGAGCAGGACGATCGCCGGATGAGCACGCTCACCACTCGTCTGGATGAAGAGGAGCGCGCACACGAGTACCGAGATGGGGATGTGGAGCTGACGCCCGTGCCGTCTCCGGGACACCGAAACAAGGAGACATACGATAAACCAGTGGAGGGATTCTTCCAAGATGGAGATCATGGACACCAGCCAGACACATTGCATGTTCCCAAGCAGGACGCGGACGGCAAACTCGTTCAGCTTCCAGTACCCAAGAGAAATTACGGCAGCCTGATCAACCCAAACAAGGAGCGGGAAGAGACGGCTCGGTTCAAGAAAGAATTCTGGAAGGATGTACGCGTGGGCGACTTTGTCCGTCTTTACAACGATGAGGAGATTCCTGCAGATATCATCGTTCTCGCCACTAGCGATAGCGACGGCGCCTGCTACATCGAGACGAAGAACTTGGACGGGGAGACTAATCTGAAGGTCCGAACTGCACTCTATTCTGGCCGGCAGATCAAGCGAGCTAGGGACTGCGAACAGGCCGATTTTGTCATCGAAAGCGAACCACCTCATGCTAACCTCTACGCCTACTCCGGTGTGGTGCGATGGAACCAGTACGATACGAAGGACTCATCAGCTCCTCCAAAAGAGATGGCCGAGCCTGTGGGCATCAACAACTTGCTCCTCCGTGGGTGCACGGTTCGCAACACCGAATGGGTTTTGGGCGTGGTCGCGTTCACTGGTGAGGACACCAAAATCATGCTCAACTCTGGAATTACCCCTTCGAAACGACCAAAGATCATGCGTGATCTGAATTGGAACGTGCTGTACAActtcatcatcctcttcgtcatGTGTCTGGTCGCAGGCGTCGTCAACGGCTACTACTGGGGAAAGGGAGGCGAATCGCTGGATTATTTCGACTTTGGCTCCTACGGCTCAACCCCTGGACTCAACGGATTCATCACATTCTGGGCGGCGATCATTTTGTTCCAGAACTTGGTGCCCATCTCCCTCTACATCTCGCTCGAAATCGTGCGTAGCACGCAGGCATTTTTCATCTATTCCGACACGTACATGTACTACGAGAAGCTGGACTACCCGTGTACGCCCAAGTCGTGGAACATTTCCGACGATCTGGGACAGATTGAGTACATCTTTTCCGACAAGACGGGTACCCTTACACAGAACGTCATGGAGTACAAGAAGTGCACGATCAACGGACATCCATATGGAGAGGCGTACACTGAGGCGTTGGCTGGTATGCAGAAGCGTATGGGTATCAatgttgaggaagaaggcgccAAAGCAAAGATGCAGATTGCACAAGATCGTGTCGTCATGTTGGAGCGCATTCGCAAGATCCACGACAATCCGTACCTCCGCGACGACGATCTTACATTTGTCTCACCCCAATTTGTAGCGGACCTGGACGGCGAAAGTGGTGCAGAACAGAAGGCGGCCACAGAACAGTTCATGCTTGCTCTCGCGTTATGCCACAGCGTCATCACGGAAAGGACACCCGGCGACCCACCTCGGATCGAGTTCAAAGCGCAGAGTCCGGATGAGGCAGCACTCGTCGCGACCGCCAGAGATGTCGGCTTCACCGTTATCGGACGTTCGAACGATGGCATTATCGTCAACTACCTCGGCGAGGAGCGCGAATACACCGTCCTCAACACGCTCGAGTTCAACTCGACGAGAAAGCGGATGAGTTCCATCCTTCGCATGCCGGATGGTAAAATCATGCTGTACTGCAAGGGTGCTGATAGTATCATCTACTCTCGTCTGCGGAAGGGTGAGCAAGCGGAGTTGCGAAAAACGACCGCCGAACATCTTGAGATGTTCGCCAGAGAAGGACTTCGCACGCTGTGTATCGCGCAAAGAGAGCTGGGTGAAGAAGAGTACCAGAGGTGGAACGTCGATCACGAactcgctgctgctgcggtgcAGGATCGTGAAGACaagctcgaagaggtcgCCGACCGCATCGAGCGCGAGTTGACTCTGATTGGAGGCACTGCCATCGAGGACAGATTACAAGACGGCGTGCCAGACGCCATAGCTTTGCTCGCGCAAGCCGGTATCAAATTGTGGGTGCTGACCGGTGACAAGGTCGAGACTGCCATCAACATCGGTTTCTCCTGCAATCTGCTGGACAACGACATGGACTTGATCGTGCTGaaagtcgacgacgacgatcatCGTGCGGCGGAGATTGAGCTTGACAAACATCTCGAGGTGTTTGGCAAGACCGGCTCGGATGCTGAACTCAAagcagcgaagaagaaccaTGAACCTCCTGCACCGACTCACGCGCTTGTCATCGATGGAGACACGCTCAAGGTTGTGCTTCATGATGATCTCCGACAAAAATTCCTGCTGCTGTGCAAAGAGTGCAGATCGGTGCTTTGCTGTCGTGTCAGTCCATCGCAGAAGGCTGCCGTGGTGAATCTCGTCAAGCGCACGCTCGAGGTCATGACATTGTCGATTGGTGATGGTGCCAACGATGTTGCCATGATTCAAGAGGCAGATGTCGGCGTGGGTATTGCCggtgaagaaggacgacAGGCTGTGATGAGTTCGGACTATGCTATTGGCCAGTTTCGATACTTGACAAGGTTGTTGCTGGTCCACGGACGATGGGACTACAAGAGAATGGGAGAGTGTGTCGCCAATTTCTTTTACAAG AACATCATCTGGGTGTTTGCCCTCTTCTGGTACCAGATCTTCGCCAACTTCGACGGCTCATACGCCTTCGACTACACATACATTCTGCTCTTCAACTTGGCCTTCACGTCCCTGCCAGTCATCTTCCAGGGCATTCTCGATCAAGACGTCGACGACAAAGTCTCACTCGCCGTTCCTCAATTGTACCGCCGTGGCATCGAACAGAAAGAATGGACACAAACCAAATTCTGGATCTACATGATCGACGGTCTCTACCAATCTGTCATCTGTTTCTTCTTCACCTACCTCCAATTCCACCTGGCGACTTTCAACACCGAATCCGGACGCAATGTCAATGACTACAAACGACTGGGAGTCTACATCGTCAATCccattgtcgttgtcgtcaaTGTCTACATCCTCATGAACACCCTTCGCTGGGATTGGTTCATGTGTCTCATCACCGCCATCTCCATTCTCCTCATCTGGTTCTGGACCGGCGTGTATACGTCCTTCACTGCAGGCTTCACCTTCTACCATGCCGCGAGCGAAGTTTACGGCGCGCTCTCCTTCTGGGCAGTGTGTCTCCTGACCATCATCGTCTGCCTCCTTCCGCGCTTTGCCGCGAAGGCCTACCAGAAAATGTACCACCCATACGACATCGATATCATCCGCGAACAAGTTCGGCAAGGAAAATTCGACTACCTCAAAGACATTGATGCCAACACCACTTCTCCAGCAGCCTTCGCCAACGCCAGTAAGTTCGTCAACGACACggcatcctcctccgactcctccCATCCGGGCATGAAAGAGCGAAAGAACGCCAACGATCCATCCGGCCGCAACACCTTCGATGAAGACATGCGTCCCATCTACCCGCCTTCCATagccgccaccgccgccactCGCAACCCTCGCTCTCACAACGGCTCCGACGGCACAGACTACACCGGTCACGGCCGCAACTCCTCCCTCGACCGCGCCTTCCCACCCGTCTACTCGCAGACC GAAGCAGAGTATGAATTCCGAAGACCGCAAAGGCCGAGTTTCGATCGCTTGCGGAGTAGTATGGACCGCACGAGGAGTTCGTTTGAGCAGAGTCGGGATTTCACGAGCGCGGCGTATCTTGCGCGGGTAGAGAGCAGTCATAGTGGGGTGAGTGAGGGGAGGAGTCAGGAACGGAGGAGTCAAGATAGGAGGAGGAATGAagggcgatga